One genomic window of uncultured delta proteobacterium includes the following:
- a CDS encoding putative C4-dicarboxylate transport system permease small protein (Evidence 3 : Function proposed based on presence of conserved amino acid motif, structural feature or limited homology) — protein sequence MLKKLFNHFEEALGAVVMGVMVTLTFVNVVTRYVIVYPLAFTEEITISMFVWVTLLGVSIAFRSNAHLAVTFFYDLGSLRLRKIFYFVSTAMSIIFFALLTWLGTTQVLDEMALGVTTDSLAIPAWIYSAGIPVFSILVIIRIIQATAATVREGNY from the coding sequence GTGCTCAAAAAATTGTTCAACCATTTCGAAGAAGCGCTGGGAGCGGTGGTCATGGGCGTGATGGTGACATTGACGTTCGTCAACGTCGTCACCCGCTATGTTATCGTGTACCCCTTGGCGTTCACCGAGGAAATTACCATCAGCATGTTCGTGTGGGTCACGCTGCTCGGGGTTTCCATCGCGTTTCGCAGCAACGCCCACCTGGCGGTGACCTTCTTTTATGACCTTGGTTCCCTCCGCCTGCGGAAAATTTTCTACTTTGTCTCCACCGCCATGAGCATCATCTTTTTCGCGCTGCTCACCTGGCTGGGCACCACCCAGGTGCTGGACGAAATGGCGCTCGGCGTGACGACGGACTCTCTCGCCATTCCCGCGTGGATTTATTCCGCCGGGATACCCGTGTTCTCCATCCTGGTCATCATCCGCATAATCCAGGCCACGGCAGCCACTGT